The segment CTCAATCCCTGGCGTTTCAGCTACAAGATTACGAGTTGTAGAAGTATTATAACCCCAATCGGCTAAAAATAATTTGACTTCCTGTAAATCCGCTTGTTGTCGAACTTTGTGTAACGTATTCAATAAATCTTCAACAAACCACAAACAAGAAGGACTCTGAGCATGATTTTCTAGTAATTGACGAAGGGTTTGATATTTAGGTTGTTTAACTTCTTTCCCTAAAATATTTTGCCTCGGTAATTCTACTCCTTGCTGCTGGAGTAATTGTTGAACAAAACGACCTTCTTTTGTTGTAACAATATACAAAAGCGTCGAAGAATTAAGAATTTTCAACAACCGCACAATAATCCCCGGATAAAAGTCATGTAAAGCCAACCACCCCGCTAAATCAGTCTCAATCCAATCATCTCTCACCCCGTCAAGTTGAACCATCAGATCTTGGGAGTTGAGATTATCCCTAGCCACAATATCCTGACAAATACTAGACCAATGGGATTCAAGCTCCATCTTCCCATAACCAAGCATCAACGCCCGCAATAAAATAGGCATTTCCCAACCCGTTTCGATCACCGGACGTAATTGATAAAATTCCTCACACATCCCCTCAAGTTGATCTACAGAGTGATCCGTCCAAATTTGACGATAGGTGCGTTGAGTCGTTTGGAAATATTCCCGTAAACCATTACAAATGAC is part of the Rippkaea orientalis PCC 8801 genome and harbors:
- a CDS encoding HAD family hydrolase — translated: MVIDAAPQILALDFDGVICNGLREYFQTTQRTYRQIWTDHSVDQLEGMCEEFYQLRPVIETGWEMPILLRALMLGYGKMELESHWSSICQDIVARDNLNSQDLMVQLDGVRDDWIETDLAGWLALHDFYPGIIVRLLKILNSSTLLYIVTTKEGRFVQQLLQQQGVELPRQNILGKEVKQPKYQTLRQLLENHAQSPSCLWFVEDLLNTLHKVRQQADLQEVKLFLADWGYNTSTTRNLVAETPGIELLSLAQFNQDYSAWL